A genome region from Bacteroides stercoris ATCC 43183 includes the following:
- the gmd gene encoding GDP-mannose 4,6-dehydratase: MKKALISGITGQDGSFLAEFLLQKGYEVHGILRRSSSFNTGRIEHLYFDEWVRDMKQKRTINLHYGDMTDSSSLIRIIQQVQPDEIYNLAAQSHVKVSFDVPEYTAETDAIGTLRMLEAVRILGLEKKTRIYQASTSELFGKVQEVPQKETTPFYPRSPYGVAKQYGFWITKNYRESYGMFAVNGILFNHESERRGETFVTRKITLAAARIAQGFQDKLYLGNLDARRDWGYAKDYVECMWLILQHDTPEDFVIATGEMHTVREFATLAFKETGIELRWEGEGVNEKGIDSQTGKVLVEVDPKYFRPSEVEQLLGDPTKAKTLLGWNPQQTSFEELVHIMAEHDMKFVRKLHLRSKED; encoded by the coding sequence ATGAAAAAAGCTCTAATCTCCGGAATAACCGGACAGGACGGTTCGTTCCTCGCAGAATTCCTGTTGCAAAAAGGATATGAAGTACACGGCATATTGCGCCGCTCATCTTCGTTCAATACCGGACGCATCGAGCACTTGTATTTCGATGAGTGGGTGCGCGACATGAAGCAGAAGCGAACTATCAACCTGCATTATGGAGATATGACGGACAGCAGCTCGCTGATACGCATTATCCAGCAAGTGCAGCCGGACGAGATATACAACCTTGCTGCACAGAGCCACGTAAAGGTCTCGTTCGATGTACCCGAATATACCGCCGAAACAGATGCTATAGGTACGCTGCGCATGCTCGAAGCTGTACGCATTCTCGGTCTGGAAAAGAAAACCAGGATATATCAGGCATCTACCTCGGAACTGTTCGGCAAGGTGCAGGAAGTGCCGCAGAAGGAGACTACCCCTTTCTACCCGCGCAGTCCCTACGGCGTAGCCAAACAATACGGTTTCTGGATTACAAAGAACTACCGCGAAAGCTACGGAATGTTCGCCGTAAACGGCATTCTCTTCAACCACGAAAGCGAGCGCCGCGGCGAAACCTTCGTTACCCGCAAGATTACGCTGGCTGCCGCCCGCATTGCACAAGGATTCCAGGACAAACTGTATTTGGGCAATCTGGATGCACGCCGCGACTGGGGATATGCCAAAGACTATGTGGAATGTATGTGGCTTATCCTGCAACACGATACGCCGGAAGACTTCGTGATTGCTACCGGAGAGATGCACACCGTACGCGAATTTGCCACACTTGCCTTTAAGGAAACCGGCATAGAACTGCGCTGGGAAGGCGAAGGCGTGAACGAGAAGGGTATTGACAGCCAAACCGGTAAGGTACTGGTAGAGGTGGATCCCAAATATTTCCGTCCTTCCGAAGTGGAACAGTTGCTGGGAGACCCCACCAAAGCCAAAACGTTACTGGGCTGGAATCCGCAGCAGACAAGCTTTGAGGAGTTGGTACACATCATGGCGGAACATGACATGAAGTTTGTACGGAAACTGCATTTGAGAAGCAAAGAAGACTGA
- the gnd gene encoding decarboxylating NADP(+)-dependent phosphogluconate dehydrogenase, whose translation MENLNKTDIGLIGLAVMGENLALNMADKGWRVSVYNRTVPGIEEGVVERFINGRAQGKSIEGYTDIARFVESVAVPRKIMMMVRAGSAVDELMEQLFPLLSPGDILIDGGNSNYEDTNRRVALAEARGFRFVGAGVSGGEEGALNGASIMPGGSVSAWEEVKPVLQSIAAKASDGTPCCQWVGPAGSGHFVKMIHNGIEYGDMQLISEAYWVMKNLLKLDNGEMSSVFSQWNEGKLRSYLIEITANILQHKDKSGGYLIDKILDTAGQKGTGKWSVINAMELGMPLGLIATAVFERSLSAQKELRKSAAGHFTCRRTEVVYNKSEMVGDIYSALYASKLVSYAQGFAVLQRASDSFGWNLDLASIARMWRGGCIIRSIFLNDIAAAFERSEKPQHLLLTPYFSNEMKQLLSGWKHLVAQAMKEELPVPAFSSALNYFYSLVSVNLPANMIQAQRDYFGAHTFERVDGLRGQFFHEDWTGHGGETKSGTYNV comes from the coding sequence ATGGAGAATTTAAATAAAACAGACATTGGACTGATAGGGCTGGCCGTGATGGGCGAGAATCTTGCATTGAATATGGCGGACAAGGGCTGGCGGGTTTCGGTTTATAACCGTACGGTTCCGGGGATTGAAGAAGGTGTGGTAGAACGTTTTATAAACGGACGCGCACAGGGTAAAAGTATTGAAGGATATACGGATATAGCTCGTTTTGTGGAGTCTGTAGCCGTTCCGCGCAAGATAATGATGATGGTTCGTGCCGGTAGTGCGGTAGACGAACTGATGGAGCAGCTTTTTCCGTTGCTCTCTCCGGGAGATATATTGATAGACGGCGGTAATTCCAACTATGAAGATACCAATCGCCGTGTGGCATTGGCCGAAGCGAGAGGCTTCCGTTTTGTGGGAGCAGGTGTTTCCGGCGGTGAAGAGGGTGCATTGAATGGAGCTTCTATCATGCCGGGCGGTTCGGTAAGCGCCTGGGAAGAAGTGAAGCCTGTTTTGCAGAGTATTGCTGCCAAAGCATCCGACGGCACGCCTTGCTGTCAGTGGGTGGGACCGGCCGGTTCGGGACATTTTGTCAAGATGATTCATAATGGCATCGAATATGGCGATATGCAGCTTATTTCTGAAGCCTATTGGGTGATGAAGAACCTGCTGAAGCTGGATAACGGAGAAATGTCTTCGGTCTTTTCGCAATGGAATGAGGGCAAATTGCGTAGCTATCTTATTGAAATTACTGCTAATATCTTGCAGCATAAAGATAAGTCGGGCGGTTATCTGATAGATAAAATACTGGATACAGCCGGACAAAAAGGTACAGGCAAATGGTCGGTAATCAATGCTATGGAGCTTGGTATGCCGTTGGGGCTGATTGCTACGGCTGTTTTTGAACGCAGCTTGTCGGCTCAGAAAGAACTGCGGAAGTCGGCTGCCGGGCATTTTACCTGCCGGCGCACGGAGGTGGTATACAACAAATCCGAAATGGTAGGAGATATTTATTCGGCGCTTTATGCATCCAAACTGGTGTCTTATGCTCAAGGCTTTGCTGTATTGCAACGTGCTTCGGACTCTTTCGGATGGAACCTCGATTTGGCTTCCATTGCCCGTATGTGGCGTGGCGGTTGCATAATCCGCAGTATCTTCCTCAATGATATTGCAGCCGCTTTCGAGCGGAGTGAGAAACCGCAGCATCTTCTTCTTACTCCTTATTTCAGCAATGAGATGAAACAACTGCTCTCCGGTTGGAAACATCTGGTGGCACAGGCTATGAAAGAGGAACTTCCGGTTCCTGCATTTTCATCGGCATTGAATTATTTTTATTCACTCGTCTCCGTCAACTTACCGGCGAATATGATTCAGGCACAGCGCGATTATTTCGGAGCGCACACCTTTGAGCGTGTGGACGGACTGCGTGGGCAGTTCTTCCATGAAGACTGGACAGGACACGGCGGAGAAACGAAGTCGGGAACCTATAACGTGTAG
- the zwf gene encoding glucose-6-phosphate dehydrogenase has product MSKFVMIIFGASGDLTKRKLIPALYNLYKDNRLPEGFAVLGIGRTGYRDDTYRTYIRTEMERFVASEEHAGGRMTDFCNHLYYLSLNPAEAADYGNLDARLRELTGEQEPDGMLYYLATPPSLYGVIPLHLKTARLNRPHTRIIVEKPFGYDLESARELNRIYASVFEEHQIYRIDHFLGKETAQNILAFRFANGIFEPLWNRNYIDYVEITAVENLGIEQRGGFYEGTGALRDMVQNHLIQLVALTAMEPPAVFNADNFRNEVVKVYESLSPLTEEDLNEHIVRGQYTASATKPGYREEKNVASDSRTETYIAMKIGIDNWRWSGVPFYIRTGKQMPTKVTEIVVHFRETPHQMFRCEGGHCPRANKLILRLQPNEGIVLKFGMKVPGPGFDVKQVMMDFSYSDLGGLPAGDAYARLIEDCIQGDQTLFTRSDAVDASWRFFNPVLKYWQEHPDAPLYGYPVGTWGPLESEAMMREHGAEWTNPCKNLTNTDEYCEL; this is encoded by the coding sequence ATGAGTAAATTTGTGATGATAATTTTCGGCGCTTCCGGTGACCTGACAAAGCGCAAGTTAATACCGGCATTATATAATCTGTACAAGGATAACCGCCTGCCGGAAGGTTTTGCTGTTTTAGGCATCGGACGTACCGGATACCGGGATGATACCTACCGTACTTATATACGGACGGAAATGGAACGTTTTGTGGCTTCGGAAGAACATGCCGGCGGACGTATGACTGATTTTTGCAATCATCTGTACTATCTTTCGCTTAATCCGGCCGAGGCTGCCGATTATGGAAATCTGGATGCCCGTCTCCGGGAACTGACGGGTGAGCAGGAGCCGGATGGCATGTTGTACTATCTGGCAACACCGCCGTCGCTGTATGGTGTGATTCCTCTTCATCTTAAGACTGCCCGCCTGAACCGTCCTCATACGCGTATCATCGTCGAGAAGCCTTTCGGTTATGATTTGGAATCTGCCCGTGAACTGAACCGTATCTATGCTTCCGTATTCGAGGAGCATCAGATTTACCGTATAGACCATTTCCTGGGTAAAGAGACTGCGCAGAACATTCTGGCTTTTCGTTTTGCCAATGGCATCTTCGAGCCGCTTTGGAACCGTAATTACATTGACTATGTAGAGATTACCGCAGTAGAGAATTTGGGTATCGAACAGCGTGGAGGGTTTTATGAAGGAACCGGAGCATTGCGTGATATGGTACAGAATCACCTCATTCAGTTGGTAGCGCTTACCGCGATGGAACCGCCGGCAGTTTTCAATGCCGATAATTTCCGCAACGAGGTGGTAAAAGTATATGAATCTCTCTCTCCCTTGACAGAAGAAGACCTGAACGAGCACATTGTCCGTGGGCAATATACCGCGTCTGCGACCAAGCCCGGTTATCGTGAAGAGAAGAACGTAGCTTCCGATTCCCGTACCGAAACTTATATTGCCATGAAAATAGGCATTGACAACTGGCGGTGGAGCGGCGTTCCTTTCTATATCCGTACCGGAAAACAGATGCCGACCAAGGTGACCGAAATCGTGGTACACTTCCGCGAGACACCTCATCAGATGTTCCGTTGTGAAGGCGGCCACTGCCCGCGTGCCAACAAACTGATTCTGCGTTTGCAGCCCAATGAGGGTATTGTGCTGAAGTTCGGAATGAAAGTTCCGGGACCGGGGTTTGATGTGAAACAGGTGATGATGGACTTCAGTTATTCCGATTTGGGCGGTCTGCCCGCCGGAGACGCGTATGCCCGTCTGATTGAAGACTGTATACAGGGAGACCAGACACTCTTTACCCGTAGCGATGCCGTAGATGCGTCATGGCGTTTTTTCAATCCTGTGCTGAAGTATTGGCAGGAACATCCGGATGCACCGCTTTACGGTTATCCCGTGGGAACGTGGGGACCTTTGGAAAGTGAAGCTATGATGCGCGAACATGGGGCCGAATGGACTAACCCGTGTAAGAATTTGACGAATACTGATGAATATTGTGAATTATGA
- the pgl gene encoding 6-phosphogluconolactonase, translating into MKSYVYPAATSTARALIRYIIDMMNREPERIFYLAFSGGTTPSLMFDIWAHEFREETPWMRMRIFWVDERCVSVSDSDSNYGTMLRLLLQEVGMPDEYVYPIHGDCRSPAQEAKRYSDLVSSTVPLRRGFPTFDIVLLGAGDDGHTSSIFPGQEYLLSSFHPYEKSINPYNGQPRIAMTGCLLFSARKLIFLITGKNKTEVVYDILKSGDTGPAAYVAHHAADVDIFTDIEIDG; encoded by the coding sequence ATGAAAAGTTATGTATATCCTGCTGCAACCTCGACTGCACGTGCTCTTATCCGGTATATAATCGATATGATGAACCGGGAGCCGGAGCGGATTTTTTACCTTGCTTTCAGTGGAGGAACGACTCCTTCCCTTATGTTTGACATTTGGGCGCATGAGTTCAGAGAAGAGACTCCTTGGATGCGGATGCGGATTTTCTGGGTGGACGAACGTTGCGTATCCGTCAGCGACTCGGACAGTAATTACGGTACTATGCTGCGTTTGCTGCTGCAAGAGGTAGGCATGCCCGATGAATATGTATACCCCATTCATGGTGATTGCCGTAGTCCGGCGCAAGAGGCGAAACGTTATTCGGATTTGGTTTCCAGTACGGTTCCTTTGCGCCGGGGTTTCCCTACCTTTGACATAGTGCTGTTGGGAGCAGGTGATGACGGACATACTTCTTCCATTTTTCCCGGTCAGGAGTATCTGCTCTCTTCTTTTCATCCGTATGAAAAGAGCATAAATCCTTATAACGGGCAGCCGCGTATTGCCATGACGGGATGTCTGCTGTTCAGTGCCAGAAAGCTTATATTCTTGATAACGGGTAAGAACAAGACGGAAGTTGTTTATGACATTCTGAAATCGGGCGATACCGGTCCGGCTGCCTACGTGGCGCATCATGCCGCGGATGTGGACATCTTTACCGACATAGAAATTGACGGATAA
- a CDS encoding DUF2776 family protein translates to MNYGISVLFRTIPLLMALFCFGYGAFVLDMGTAPAKNVAGPVVMSLGMICIALFATAATIIRQIIHTYNTVVLYALPVLGYLAALLTFICGWEYISEAATASHFVAGHVICGVAFITACVATTATSSTRFTLIPANSQTTENNVPPQAFNGTQGKLLIVVATLLALATWIWTFLLLAKSDVHNAYYVAGHVMAGIACICTSLVALVATIVRQIRNSYSHAERKWWPVMVLAMGTLSILWGLLILKNPNPAESSIGYIMIGLGLVCYSISSKVILLAAIWRNTFKLANRIPLIPVFTALLCLFLSAFLFEMASIHEVYFVPARVLAGLGGICFTLFSIVSILESGTSKR, encoded by the coding sequence ATGAATTACGGAATCAGTGTTCTCTTTCGCACCATCCCTCTGCTGATGGCCCTGTTTTGTTTTGGTTACGGAGCTTTTGTACTTGATATGGGAACGGCCCCGGCAAAAAACGTTGCCGGTCCGGTAGTAATGTCATTAGGAATGATTTGCATTGCCTTGTTTGCAACAGCGGCTACCATTATCCGGCAGATTATTCACACATACAATACGGTTGTCCTGTACGCTCTGCCCGTGCTTGGCTATCTGGCTGCCCTACTGACTTTCATCTGCGGCTGGGAATATATCAGCGAAGCTGCCACCGCCAGTCATTTCGTAGCCGGACATGTAATCTGCGGCGTAGCTTTCATCACTGCCTGTGTGGCAACGACCGCCACTTCTTCCACCCGATTCACCCTTATACCTGCCAATTCCCAAACGACGGAAAACAATGTGCCCCCACAAGCCTTTAACGGCACACAAGGTAAGCTTCTTATAGTTGTTGCGACATTGCTGGCACTTGCCACTTGGATATGGACATTCCTTCTGCTTGCAAAAAGCGATGTGCACAACGCCTATTATGTAGCAGGGCATGTCATGGCAGGAATAGCCTGCATCTGTACAAGCCTCGTGGCACTGGTGGCAACTATCGTACGCCAAATACGTAACAGTTACTCGCATGCAGAACGTAAATGGTGGCCTGTAATGGTACTTGCCATGGGAACACTCAGCATCCTTTGGGGGCTACTGATACTGAAAAACCCGAACCCTGCCGAATCTTCCATAGGGTATATAATGATAGGCCTGGGATTGGTTTGCTACAGCATTTCAAGCAAAGTCATACTCCTGGCAGCAATATGGCGCAACACTTTCAAACTAGCAAACCGAATTCCCTTGATACCCGTATTTACCGCACTGCTCTGTCTGTTCCTGTCTGCTTTCCTTTTTGAAATGGCAAGCATACACGAAGTCTACTTTGTACCGGCACGTGTACTGGCAGGATTGGGCGGTATCTGCTTCACACTCTTCTCCATCGTAAGCATACTGGAAAGCGGAACCTCAAAAAGGTAA
- the pdxH gene encoding pyridoxamine 5'-phosphate oxidase: protein MNSQFSDIRKEYKKGKLTRNTISENPFEQFARWLNDALHCGENEPTAMIVATVSPDGRPSTRTVLLKGVENGKLIFFTNYESRKGRQLTANPYISLSFVWHKLERQVHIEGKAEKCTPQESDAYFSTRPYKSRIGARISPQSHVISSRMEIIRAFVKEAARLTGQTVPRPDNWGGFAVTPTRFEFWQGRESRLHDRFEYTLHEEKSASGLSCPNSEKWEINRLAP, encoded by the coding sequence ATGAATTCCCAATTCTCGGACATACGAAAAGAATATAAGAAAGGCAAGCTCACCCGGAATACTATCTCAGAGAATCCCTTCGAGCAATTCGCCCGCTGGCTCAACGACGCCCTGCATTGCGGCGAGAACGAACCTACCGCCATGATTGTAGCCACCGTCTCACCGGACGGACGGCCCTCTACCCGCACCGTACTGCTGAAAGGCGTGGAAAACGGTAAACTCATTTTTTTCACCAATTACGAAAGCCGTAAGGGACGGCAACTCACAGCCAATCCCTACATCTCCCTCTCTTTCGTTTGGCATAAGCTGGAAAGACAAGTACATATTGAAGGGAAAGCAGAGAAATGCACTCCTCAAGAATCGGACGCTTACTTCTCCACCCGACCCTACAAAAGCCGGATCGGCGCAAGAATATCCCCCCAAAGTCACGTCATCAGCAGCCGGATGGAAATAATCCGCGCTTTTGTAAAGGAAGCTGCCAGGCTGACCGGACAGACCGTACCACGTCCCGACAACTGGGGCGGTTTTGCCGTCACCCCCACCCGCTTCGAATTCTGGCAGGGACGGGAAAGCAGGCTGCACGACCGTTTCGAATATACTCTCCACGAAGAAAAGTCCGCTTCCGGCCTATCGTGTCCAAACTCCGAAAAATGGGAGATAAACCGCCTTGCACCCTAA
- a CDS encoding helix-turn-helix domain-containing protein: protein MEIITFESKAYKELDNKITAIADYIFNHMEAESTNEDEIWVDSYEVCTFLKISEKTLQRLRVAGTIAYSNIRGRYFYKISEVKRMLEERLIRSNKENIQDLITNHQLYVKERRNIRKDK, encoded by the coding sequence ATGGAGATAATAACATTCGAGTCTAAAGCCTATAAGGAATTAGACAACAAAATTACCGCTATTGCGGATTACATTTTCAACCACATGGAAGCGGAAAGCACCAATGAAGATGAAATTTGGGTGGATAGCTACGAAGTCTGCACATTTTTGAAAATCAGTGAAAAGACACTCCAACGTCTGCGAGTGGCTGGAACTATTGCCTACTCCAATATTCGGGGACGTTACTTTTACAAAATCAGTGAAGTAAAACGGATGTTGGAAGAACGCCTGATAAGAAGTAATAAAGAAAACATTCAAGACCTGATAACCAACCACCAGCTATATGTTAAGGAAAGAAGAAATATTAGAAAGGACAAATAA
- a CDS encoding RteC domain-containing protein — protein MSNEIDFEEFIRNIDCAIYEKIDVDNWNISIEVVLDVVEFLQRSLEDLRTYIVNHPFSSKEEEIYFFKHIKPEVLSRLLYFTEIYNTEMRKPHGSIEVLKKYYNDRLDELTSYFESNLDFYQYYRSKATHLDNHYFVRGHIDFKLCPNCVPYDRDPEFSTCYDHKAAQILANDMLCIYLNKKLHGVDKQVIIAKSRSFLPEHPFRWTATKIAAVELGYAIYAAGVLNNGQADIKEIMTFMEASFQIDLGDYYRTYITMKDRKKDRTSFLNSLIKSLLKKMDEDDNL, from the coding sequence ATGAGCAATGAAATTGATTTTGAAGAATTTATAAGAAACATAGACTGCGCTATCTATGAAAAAATAGATGTTGATAATTGGAATATTTCAATAGAGGTAGTTCTCGATGTAGTCGAGTTCCTGCAACGGTCACTTGAAGATTTGAGGACATATATTGTCAATCATCCTTTCAGCAGCAAAGAAGAAGAAATTTATTTCTTCAAACACATCAAACCGGAAGTATTGAGTAGATTATTATACTTTACAGAGATTTACAATACCGAAATGCGAAAACCGCATGGAAGTATTGAAGTCTTAAAAAAGTATTATAACGACAGATTGGATGAATTGACTTCCTATTTTGAAAGTAATTTGGATTTTTACCAATATTACCGTTCTAAAGCGACCCACTTAGACAATCACTATTTTGTACGGGGGCATATTGATTTTAAGCTGTGTCCGAATTGTGTACCTTATGACCGTGACCCGGAGTTTTCCACTTGTTACGACCACAAAGCAGCACAAATATTAGCGAATGATATGCTTTGCATTTATCTGAATAAAAAGCTACATGGGGTTGATAAGCAAGTAATCATCGCAAAAAGTCGGTCTTTCTTACCGGAACACCCTTTCCGGTGGACTGCAACCAAAATAGCAGCCGTAGAATTAGGCTACGCTATCTATGCGGCGGGTGTCCTGAATAACGGGCAAGCGGATATAAAAGAAATTATGACTTTTATGGAAGCATCGTTTCAAATCGACTTAGGCGACTACTACCGGACATACATAACTATGAAAGACAGGAAAAAAGACAGGACTTCTTTTCTAAACAGCTTAATAAAAAGCCTGCTTAAAAAGATGGATGAAGATGATAACCTATAA
- the arsB gene encoding ACR3 family arsenite efflux transporter, with product MEKKQGIGFFEKYLTIWVALCIIIGIAVGQWLPAIPQTLSKFEYANVSIPVAILIWLMIYPMMLKVDFQSVKNVGKRPKGIIVTCVTNWLIKPFTMFGIAYLFFYVVFKAFIPAGLAEEYLAGAVLLGAAPCTAMVFVWSYLTKGDAAYTLVQVAVNDLIILVAFAPIVAFLLGVGGVSIPWDTLLLSVGLFVVIPLAAGVITRIMVIRRKGVEYFNNVFIKKFNNYTVGGLLLTLIILFSFQGETILNNPLHILLIAVPLVLQTVLIFFVAYGWAKGWKLPHDVAAPAGMIGASNFFELAVAVAISLFGLQSGAALATVVGVLVEVPVMLMLVRIANNTRSWFPATK from the coding sequence ATGGAAAAGAAACAAGGAATTGGATTTTTTGAAAAATACCTGACTATCTGGGTTGCCTTGTGCATCATTATTGGAATTGCTGTGGGACAATGGCTTCCGGCAATTCCGCAAACATTAAGCAAATTTGAATATGCCAACGTGTCTATACCCGTGGCAATCCTGATTTGGTTAATGATTTATCCGATGATGCTAAAAGTGGATTTTCAAAGTGTTAAGAATGTCGGCAAGCGTCCGAAAGGAATAATAGTCACTTGCGTTACAAATTGGCTGATAAAGCCATTTACCATGTTCGGAATAGCTTATTTGTTCTTCTATGTGGTTTTCAAAGCCTTTATACCTGCCGGATTAGCCGAAGAATATTTAGCCGGGGCGGTATTATTGGGGGCTGCACCTTGTACAGCTATGGTGTTCGTGTGGAGTTACCTTACTAAAGGGGATGCCGCTTATACGCTGGTACAGGTGGCAGTGAACGATTTAATCATATTGGTAGCGTTTGCCCCTATCGTTGCTTTCCTGCTGGGAGTTGGCGGCGTATCTATCCCGTGGGACACTCTGTTGCTATCCGTAGGGCTGTTTGTTGTGATACCACTTGCTGCCGGGGTCATTACCCGAATAATGGTTATCCGCCGCAAAGGTGTGGAATATTTCAATAACGTATTTATTAAGAAATTTAATAATTATACGGTAGGTGGGTTGCTATTAACGCTTATTATCCTGTTTTCATTTCAGGGAGAAACGATACTGAACAATCCCCTGCATATCTTATTGATTGCAGTTCCGCTTGTGTTGCAAACGGTTCTGATATTCTTCGTTGCTTACGGTTGGGCGAAAGGGTGGAAATTACCCCATGATGTTGCCGCACCTGCCGGAATGATTGGGGCAAGTAATTTTTTTGAATTGGCGGTTGCTGTGGCTATTTCTCTTTTTGGTTTACAATCCGGGGCTGCATTGGCTACGGTGGTGGGCGTGCTGGTCGAAGTTCCGGTGATGTTGATGTTAGTAAGGATTGCCAATAACACACGAAGCTGGTTTCCGGCTACAAAATAA
- a CDS encoding arsenate reductase ArsC has product MKILILCTGNSCRSQMAHGFLQSFDNKLDVFSAGTKPAEKVNPMAVKVMDEMGIDLAHHTPKSVNLYIGQEWDYVITVCGGANESCPMFTGEVRNRLHIGFDDPSEATETPEFINSEFHRVRDEIKSRFYDFYLKELRPQLS; this is encoded by the coding sequence ATGAAGATTTTAATTCTTTGTACAGGGAATAGCTGCCGCAGCCAAATGGCACATGGCTTTCTACAATCATTTGACAATAAACTGGATGTCTTTTCAGCAGGAACAAAACCTGCTGAAAAGGTTAATCCGATGGCGGTAAAGGTTATGGATGAAATGGGTATAGATTTAGCCCACCATACCCCTAAAAGTGTAAACCTATATATAGGGCAGGAATGGGACTATGTTATTACGGTCTGCGGTGGGGCAAACGAAAGCTGCCCGATGTTTACGGGTGAAGTAAGAAATAGGCTGCATATAGGATTTGACGACCCCTCGGAAGCAACCGAAACGCCGGAGTTTATAAACAGTGAATTTCATCGGGTACGGGATGAGATAAAATCCCGTTTCTATGACTTCTACCTGAAAGAATTAAGACCACAATTAAGCTAA